The Alnus glutinosa chromosome 7, dhAlnGlut1.1, whole genome shotgun sequence genome includes a region encoding these proteins:
- the LOC133872772 gene encoding F-box/kelch-repeat protein At1g15670-like, translating to MYMGEFFTELIPGLPEELALECLTRLNYSTHRVSAQVCRRWRKLLHSRDFYCHRKQTGHTRKAACLVQSLPVRQGCNGSKPVGPPTYGVSVFDPESGDWDWIDPVPKYPDGLPLFCRVTSSEGKLVVMGGWDPTSYEPLKDLFVYEFTTRRWRRGKDMPETRSFFAAGELDGRVIIAGGHDGSKNALRSAWVYDVRRDEWTELAPMSQERDECEGVVIGSEFWVVSGYKTESQGGFEGSAESYDLGTGQWRRVEDAWTATQFCPKSCVGVGKDGKLFCWAESDSEIRVGACGIELGQRTFLSGSAYQGGPQGFFLMEGQNGKLERIEVAEDFLGFVQSGCCVEI from the coding sequence ATGTATATGGGTGAGTTTTTTACTGAGTTGATTCCTGGCTTACCCGAAGAGCTCGCGCTTGAGTGCCTGACTCGTCTGAACTACTCGACTCACCGAGTCTCCGCCCAAGTTTGTCGCCGATGGCGGAAGCTTCTGCACAGCAGAGACTTCTACTGCCACAGAAAGCAAACCGGGCATACCCGTAAAGCGGCTTGTTTAGTTCAGTCGCTCCCGGTTCGACAGGGATGTAACGGGTCCAAACCGGTTGGACCGCCGACTTATGGGGTGTCCGTATTCGACCCGGAGAGTGGGGACTGGGACTGGATCGACCCGGTTCCCAAGTATCCAGATGGTCTTCCGTTGTTCTGTCGGGTGACGAGCTCGGAGGGCAAGCTGGTGGTCATGGGAGGGTGGGATCCGACGAGTTACGAGCCGCTGAAGGACTTGTTCGTGTACGAGTTCACGACTCGGCGGTGGAGGAGAGGCAAGGACATGCCGGAGACTCGATCGTTCTTCGCCGCTGGTGAGTTGGATGGGCGAGTTATCATCGCCGGTGGGCACGACGGGAGCAAGAACGCGTTGCGGTCGGCATGGGTTTACGACGTGAGGAGGGACGAGTGGACCGAATTGGCCCCGATGAGTCAGGAGCGAGACGAGTGCGAGGGGGTCGTGATTGGGTCCGAGTTCTGGGTGGTGAGTGGGTACAAGACCGAGAGCCAAGGCGGCTTCGAGGGAAGCGCCGAGTCGTACGACTTGGGGACGGGTCAGTGGAGGCGAGTGGAGGACGCGTGGACGGCGACTCAGTTTTGTCCAAAGTCGTGTGTAGGTGTGGGAAAAGACGGGAAGCTTTTTTGTTGGGCTGAGTCGGACTCCGAGATCCGAGTCGGGGCGTGCGGGATCGAGTTGGGTCAGAGGACCTTCTTGTCCGGGTCGGCTTACCAAGGCGGGCCACAGGGGTTCTTTCTAATGGAAGGACAAAACGGTAAACTGGAGAGGATAGAAGTGGCTGAAGATTTTTTGGGATTCGTGCAATCAGGTTGCTGCGTGGAGATCTAA